The sequence below is a genomic window from Micromonospora aurantiaca ATCC 27029.
CCCAGAGCCCACGCGCGGGCCTGCTCCGGCGACTTCCCGTACGCCTCGTGGCGCGCGGTGAGCCGGCGCAGCCGCAGCTCCGCATCCAGGTCCAGGAACCAGATCTGGTGTACGAGCGTGCGCACCTCCTCCCACGGGTCGTCCCGCAGCAGCAGGTAGTTGCCCTCGGTGACCACCAGGCGCACCTCGGGCGGCACCTCGATCGCCCCGGCGACCGGTTCCTCCAGGTCGCGGCGGAACTCCGGCGCCCATACCGACGTCGGTTCCACCCGGCGCAACCGGCGTAGCGTGGAGACGAAGCCGTTGACGTCGAACGTGTCCGGCGCGCCCTTGCGGTCGGCCCGGCCGAGCCGCGCCAGCGCCGACCCGGCCAGGTGGAACCCGTCCATCGGGACCAGCCGGGCGACCGGGCCGAGCGCGGCCACGATCCGTTCCGCCAGCGTGGACTTGCCCGCGCCGGGC
It includes:
- a CDS encoding nucleoside/nucleotide kinase family protein → MPQAEVFGLDELVARARALAEDGPRQLLGIAGAPGAGKSTLAERIVAALGPVARLVPMDGFHLAGSALARLGRADRKGAPDTFDVNGFVSTLRRLRRVEPTSVWAPEFRRDLEEPVAGAIEVPPEVRLVVTEGNYLLLRDDPWEEVRTLVHQIWFLDLDAELRLRRLTARHEAYGKSPEQARAWALGSDEENARRVAGTAGHADLVVRLADPPQA